The Maniola jurtina chromosome 9, ilManJurt1.1, whole genome shotgun sequence genomic sequence ataaaattatttagaccTTGCTTTGTTTgatcaatattatattttccatTGTGGCAGGGAGATCACCAAAAACTCATCTCTATAAAACTTCTtaattaacccccaacccaaacagaggggtgttataagtttgacgtgtgtatctgtttatctgtctgtggcatcgtagctcttaaactaatgaaccgattttaatttagttttttttgtttgaaaggtggcttgatcgagagtgttctcagctataatccaataaaatcggtttagccgtttgaaagttatcagctcttttctagttactgtaaccttcacttgtctggggtgttataaatttttaatttacacttgtttgaatttgtttttgttttcagaATAACGGAACTTTTAAAAGGCAAAGGTGCATTTAAAAACGGCAAGTTTCAAGGCAAAGCTGGCGATTTGAGTGGACTCAATAAATGCAAGAAGTTGGTAGAAGATTACTTTAattcacaataaaaaatattatacagataTAACTGGTTTTATTATACTTTTGTAGTATAAATAAATgcttctttaaataaatacatatcttaattattaaattcatactaaaaatgtttgttatttaataacattttttcttaaaattaaaataaaacaaaccttTGCTATATGGAATACAGCCTGAAAAACAACCTACGATCGAAACTGCACCCTTGACGATTTTAGTAATCTAAAGCACAATACACATCGACAGAGTGGAGTGAAGCTGAGGCGCGCACCGTCTTATTTGGATTATCCTCTTGAGGACAAATACTTTGCCACTACAAGTCTCCTCTGTGTATTAGTTTATACCAATTTGAACCATATATCAAAGTCCATAAAGCTGAGTTTATGTTTTAATCCAATAGAGTCCACTCCACTCTGTGGGTATGCGCTGACCGATACGGTGATTTACAGGCTCAATAtatataatttacaaattaaactAAACATTTTACCCCCCCGTCTacacattttaaataattacactTAGATCTATATTTGTAGGATTAATTCTGTCCTGACCTTATACTGTCAAAACAAACTACCCAAATTATCCAAAATATTAAATGCTTGGATTTCTTGAccttggtactgattctgatggcaaataaattttaaagtatttgaatcttttacaaagtaataagaaaaggacggacaaacttattttatttaatttgaaactgtcaaacctcaatctctctctctcttctggctttacaaagattagccaatgtcaagtttgtagttaattgtaacaagttagataaactatacaagtatggaccccgtctgtgccggcgctcgctgacacacgcacggcatccccttagagcgctttccagtcagttttaacaaaaaaaaaaaaacaccaaaaaggcagagcacgcccgccagccaacactaacacagacaaagtcagaTGCAGTCCTGAGTATAGTGTTTAATGTAGAGTAACACTAAAAAGAgtattttatctaaaaaaaaaagaaaagatccctacaaattgagaacctcctcctttttttgaaatcggttaaaaattctgtttccatccttttttagcaatagtaaatagaaaagaaatgCAGATATTCTTAGTTTAGATAAAAGTCATCAGAATCAACGCCAATTTCTATGAAACAAAAGGTGCTTTTATTCAGAATCCTTTTCCTTGTCAAGTGCATTTGTAGCATCCATGCTAGCTATGAGTTTCTCTATGCCCAAGTTGCTCCAATCTTGCGTTGAATCATCCAAGTAGTTATCAAAGTCTACGAGGTCCTTCTGAACTCGCCGCTGAAGTAAATGCGACACTGTCTCTAGTACATAAGGAGTCTctggaaaaaaaaatgaaaatgactagcctaatattataaatgcaaaagtacgATGGGGCaacatattctattctactccctttacaacctctcgcactgccaagggtcactggtagagatctcttatagagtgcttctctgtccacttttactttctttgtctcttaattgttacaactttctggtacaaataaaaaataaataaaataaatcaaagagttgccatggGCAACACGAATCATTGCAGACAAAATCTGGTACACATAAACACATAAgaattttgttggtttgtccttcaatcactttaatattatatttttattttttacacaaaAGAAATAACATACAGGTTTCATTAACTTACGAAATAACACTTTGTTGGCATCTTTTGGTTTCCATTTCCCTTCACTGTATTTGTGTATCTTGATAGCTGGAGTGTCTAGGTTCTGCACCATCCTTTTATTGTCAACCtgattagatagatagatagaaaaaaattaataaaaattgcataTGATGAAAAAGTGCAAAATATGGTGTTTCATGAACAAGACATTTCCTTTGGTAAGATTGATCTTTAGGAAAATTAAGATAAACTTGGCTTGGTAGCTTAACTGATCTTGATATCAAGATTTGATTGAGGGCTCTTCTCCACTTCCAAAACTTACTTCAAAAATCTTAATAgctttctttttaaattcttCTCTGGGTCCTAAAAAGAAGTCATACCAAAGGACATATCTTGTTCATGAAACAACAGTGTCTTTCAGACGGGACTACACTGTGATTTAATccaattacaagtgtaaattaaaaatttataacacccccgacgatccaaagtatctgagttttccaaaacatcattttcaaataaataattatgtatttaggcaacgtccatcttgacagcttgacatttgtctattgacataatattatgaacctaacggttatctaaccttcttttctacaagaaaactagaaaagagctgataactcttaaacggctgaaccaatttttatagattatagctaagaacactctcgatcaagccacctttcaaacaaaaaaaactaaattaaaatcggttcattcgtttaggcgctacgatgccacagacagatacacagatacacagacacacagatacacagatacacacgtcaaacttataacacccctctttttgggttgggggttaaaaaatattataacttataagtatcCAATAATCCAATCCACTTATAagtagccttaatgattgccaacctctgataggagacggcactagaagaagaagaagtatcCAATCTATACTGAAAACTTCCATGATAATCTACCTACATAGTCTACCTGTCCTATGGTTGTAGTTATCAAATTCTACAAAACAATATCCTTACCACAATGAACACAGCAGATGGAAAATATTCAACAATCTTCTCAGCTATCTTCTGTCCTGGACACTTTTCCACAGTATTGTCCCTGAAGTTCTCACAGGCTACATAGTAGCCTGCTATCACTCTGTTATCTTGTTGGGCCTGTAATTCTATCTGTAAATAGGAATTAATCATAATGATGAAatctggtacagagatagcttgcattcctgAAAAGCACACaggttaggtactttttatcacagaaaactTGATTACACAgcatttttaagaacctaaatccatgcagactaAGTCATTAatatcatctagttttaaataaaattgagatGACAACAAGCAGGTCATGGTACTAGTATGTACAATAGCTAGTATGTTCATACTCCTACTCACTAAAGCGACGATCGTAAGAAAGTGTCTGGAACTAGTGGGTGCATAAGGAAAGCATATTTCTAGGCAGTAGTCGCAAGCTAGCTTATGCTAAGAAATTATGCTTAAGCTTATGATTGAAGCTCAGTCATCATAGAATTTCAACAAATGTACCTGAGTTAAAGCAATTTCCGCCATAGGAGATACGTAATGGCTATGGTGGAACAACGGTATGGAATCCACGATATCCAGATCCTGGTTTTTGTTGCCAGATTTGATTTTGGATCCGTCTGCAAGCAGAACTCCGTTCACCGCACAATGTGGGTATTTTGCAGCGTGTAATATAATTTTGGCGTATGCCGATGTTTCTAAGGACACTTCACCCATTATTTTTCTCTttctaatttatattataagtaaaaaataagaattaagaacttttactaataaattgtaaatttcttcttggttttatattttaattgaaacgTCAATATCAAATGATGTGTGACAAATGACAATAATTGACATTCATATTGACATTTAGCAAGCATTGCCAGATGGGTGGCAAATACTACGAACGAGGCCCTGAAAAGGTATGAAAAGCTTGAAAAGGTATGACGTGCAGTACCGCAGACTGTAAAAAAAACTGAAGAAAAAGTCTGTACATCGCTGAACTTTGAACTGTTGATTTAAACTTGAATTTGCCGTATGGATTTTTGAGATACTTACAAATTAACAAAACAGTAAGGTAAAAGAACAAGACAAAAACATAACAAGGTACCAAAAAGTACCAATTTTACATATTTCGTACCTTTACTGGCAATGTTGCATGAATAGACAAATAGACATTGACAGATTGACAGATAAACAAAAGTGTCAGGGTCAGGTGATCACAACATAAACTAAAAACATTCTTAatttcttatgaattccattataaattatttaccaAACCCATATTTTAATCAATCATGGAAAAATACGACACCTCCCAACTAACGGAGTTTCCTCGTTTCGAGTCGGAATCTAGCCAGAGTGGTGTAACAACATTTTTGAACAAACTGTGGAAATTTCCTATCTTTACCCCAAATGAGCCTGGTGAAAGCCAGGACAAGGGTGAGGATGAGAAAGCTGATGAGTCTGTTGATGATCAGGAGAGAGATTACGATGATTCTAGAACGGAAACAGGCAGCTATGTGGTGGAATACGAGGGGCGTAGTTTGCCTAATGTTTTGAAGAGAATCAGTGGCCTTGCTGCATTAGGGTCAGGGGTGAGTTATATGAGTATGCTTATCAGAAGGGTTTTTGCATAGGTTCAAACATGCGCGGCCTATTGCATATACATTTAGAAAAGTATACACCATTTTTAAATTGCTACTCCTGTTTATATATTGCTGAAATTAGGATTATGTCCTATGAAAGACATTGGTAGGATGAGCTGAAACTAACGGCTGGTCTGTTAGTGAAAAGGGTGGCACAGGACCGTAAGCACTTGTAAAGGTTGGAGGAAGCCTTTGCTGCGAGGCACTCAGCCTTtgacttagacttaagtttcatttaaaatgagacagatttattccGTGTAAAatactgtctcgttttaacagtgtcttaagtctaagcaaagtcaaagtacactctatagatctcagcctcagagTTGagattttttgtgatgcaaataattaagtactaaaACATTGTGGACTCTGAAATaaaggctatttttagggttccgtacctcaaagagaaaaacggaacccttataggatcactttgtctgtctgtcaagaaacctatagggtacttcccgttgacctagaatcatgaaattttgtaggtaggtaggtcttctagcacaagtacaggaacaaatctgaaaaccgcgaatttgtggttacatcatttaaaaaaaaaaatgtgtttcaattttcaaaataagataactataccaagtggggtatcatatgaaagggctttacctgtacatcctaaaacagatttttatttatttttgtgtataatagtttttgatttatcatgcaaaatgttggaaaaataccagagtactgaaccctcagtgtgtgagtctgacttgcacttggccggtttttattttatatgacactaacgacccgccccggcttcgcacgggtggacatttattttttctattttccgggataaaatatagcctatacggattcggaagaatccctctaagtaatggtaaaagaaattttgaaatcggtccagtagtttttgagcctattcaatacaaacatacaaaaatacagaggttacctctttataatattagtatagatgtgtaAAACTGCCATGtagcaacttcagattggactactagCTAAGCGCATGCTATATTGTACGAAATTGTATGAATTTTAGAGTGGCACTCGTTACGCAGACACAGAGCTAGCTCGCTACTGGATGCCTGATGACATATCTATGGAATGTTATGAATGTGCGGCGAGGTTTAGTGCACTGAGGCGCAAGCACCACTGCAGAGTGTGTGGGCAGATATTCTGCTCGCGATGTTGCAGCCAGCGTGTACcaggtaaaatatatttttaacccccgacccaaaaagaggggtgttataagtttgacgtgtgtatctgtgtatctgtctgtggcatcgtagcgcctacacaaataaaccgattttaatttagttttttttgtttgaaaggtggcttaatcgagagtgttcttagctataatccaataaaatcggttcagccgtttgaaagttatcagctattttctagttactgtaaccttcacttgttgggggtgttataaatttttaatttacacttgttgattatAAGTGTCTGAATAGCTCAGCTGATGAGAAGTGAATGAAAAAAAGTTGAGGGTTCAAACCTGTCCCATTACACTACTGTCTTTCCTACACCTAGAACAAGCTTTActcttagttggagaggaaaggggaatataagTCATGACTCATGATTAGCATTTAGCATGACtgatattcttttaaaaaaaaagttataggaGGGTCTTGCTGAAACAGCCCAGCATCATTTCTGAATTCTGAgcagaatttctgaaaatcattTCTAAAAGACAACACGTGacacaggtacctacctactcaaggTTCCTGTAGTATTGGAGTGgagcgggaggggtgtgatgacgtcatTTACCCGCATCGCTCCACTACAGCAGCTTAGTTATGAGTTATATAtccttactagctgatgcccgcagcttcgcccgcgtggatttagggtctgaaatcccgtggaaaagttgtcacaaagttcctctatcgattaaaaaaaaaaattacgcaaatccgTTCAGAAagctcggagatttcggtgtacataggaagaaaaacacaactccctttttaaaagtcggttaaaaaagtagcctattttactccctgatcaatcctctacttgtctgtgaaaaccccgtcaaaatcggtccagccgttccgaagattagccttttcaaacagacagacagacagacagacagacagacaaaaattttaaaaacgtgtgattcagtgttgatatcgttcaaataaccatatgagcttaatatgaggtagttatttcgaaattacagacagacactccaattttatttattagtatagataggttagcttacatcccggggatggatataggctactttttatcccggaaaatgaaagagttccttgAAATTCTCAAAGGCCTATCCATTTAACTAATTTGTTTGATTCAGAGGTAGCTTTCCTAGAaatttacataggcaactttttatcccagaaaaatcaaaaagttcccacgagatttttaaaaaactaaatctacgcaaacgaagtcgcgggtatcatctagtatttagaTATAGGAGAagatttaattgttattttttttgttttaaaaaagaatattagccacgctaatcatgaacaatattcccctttcccctccaattaagcgtaaagcttgtgccaggagtgggtacgacaatagtgcaacgggtggggtttgaaccgccgacctttcggaagttagtccgctcctcaaccgttgagctatcgagccTCTACTATTGGTTTGGTTGTAACTTTCCAGGTCAAATATTCGGATGTGCGGGCGGGCTGCGCGTATGTACGTACTGCTGTAATGTAGTGTTAACGTACTTGCGTGAAAACGACATGACCAATGATATCTCGCCTGACCTAAGGAGTCTGCAAGAGAGTTTGCAAGTAAGTATACATAAGAAATAGTCATTTGTCGGGCAAACATCGACAAACATGTGAATTTAGTCGTCATAtgtttatcacttgctttaacagtaaaggaaatcatcgtgaggaagcctgaATGCCTgcgagttcttcataatgttctcgaatgtgtgtgaagtctgctattccgcacttggccagtgtggcagactatggcccttctcattctgagaacaaacttgtgctcagtagtgataaATATTGATAATTGTTCACCCTCCTTACACACTTCTgaatacaaacgtattacgtcTATTATTCTATGTAAAGCTAAATGAGATACCGATTTATCTTTACATTATCTATGTCCTAaaagaataaaagtaaaattaagataaatttGAAAGTTATGATCTGTGAATCTCCATTTTAAGCCAAAtgaggcaacttcgtgcgtaaGTAAACCATgtaagaaactataaaattgcAAAATTATTGCTTTTATGGTAAACTTTACTTTCAAAAATGTCTTTAgcttgtttaaaaataataaaatttgcaaaaaatataataccaAACATTGATTAGTGTTATCTTATCACGCATCTTGCTCTAGGATTCTAGAGTATCCTCCCACCTACAAAAGTTGACTGCAATAGCATGTTCTCACGCCTGACTTGAAGCGACCATGGAGGCCACTCTTAAACGTTTGTTGCTAAAGTATACTTGTTTCCTGAACAGGTAAAGTTCCCTGACAACAAAATTCAGCAGAATAAGAACAGGGATTTCATGTTCGCGCGTGAACAAGAGCCGTGCGAAGTAAGGAGTTCCACTAAAGAGGCTCTGCACGATGTATTCCGGCAGCTGTATTACGCATTACCTACTCAACACCACAGGTAtactatcatcatgatcaacccatcgccgtctcactactgagcacggtaaGAGAAGAGTTTGACCATAGTACActactggccaagtgcgggttggtagacttcacacacctttgggaacattatggagaactctcagccgTGCAGGTTTCCCACTATGTTCTCCTTCACCactaaagcaaatgatatttaattataaattaaaaatttataacacccccgaaaagtgaagtaactagaaaaaagctgataactttcaaacggctgaaccgattttctggattataactaagaacactctcgatcaagccacctttcaaacaaaaaactaaattaaaatcggttcattagcttaggagctacgatgccacagacagatacacagatacacacgtcaaacttgtaacacccctttttttgggtcaggggttaacaaaacaaaactttacAGGTATCGTCTAATGAGGTACAACAGCGTATGGCGCGGGTACGACATCATGCAGTGGATTATGGAGCATACTTCGCAAAAAACCAGGTAAGCTGATATCCTTCCTtctctactttttttttactctctcgtctggctttacactgattagccaatgtcaagttagggttaagttagggaaactatatgtataagtatgggctccgtctgtgctggcgcccgccgacatacacgcggcgcccctttagagcgcttcccagtcagttccaccaccaataaacaccagcagaacacaaaaaccgaccacttttcacaaaaaaacactccaaaaaagcaccgcacgcgcgccaggaaacgccaccacagacgaaatCCTCCTTCCTTTTCTGTCCATACAAgtattataatccatactagtaATATGATCTATATTCTATAGTCTATGTTTATGCTATCCATACTTCCTAGAGATTTTTCCATTTCAcagataacataatattttgatttgtttAATTTCGCGCGCCATGGTCATCAACCCGAGCTAAGAAGCTAAAGAGCGTGCGAAcgagaacactcgcatcgctGCGGATCCGAAAGTAAAAAACATCTAATTAAACTACGTTTACTATGTTTCACTGAAAGCTAATTTATGCactacgagattttcaaaaagctaaaattgacgcggatgaagtcaaaATAAATTAGGTTTTGTATAAATTAGCTCTTGCCTCTTACCAGAACCTAAATCTGCGTAAAAGAACCAATcgtacctatatttttcatGGTCCACTAACACATTTATAGAGGCAATAGTAGAGACTAAATATACTGCAAAGATTTCGTCAATATTGTATGATCAACtcctaaaaaaataattctaatttaataATACATAGATATCTGATAATACCTAATTTAGGCCAATTTCTAGATAATTTTATCAGATAATAATTTTAGGACCTAAGTACATTTTTATCGATGCACAATTTCACCTTATTTGCTTTGTAAAACGTAAAGGCTATCATTACAACGTATTTTAACACTAGTTGTTGACCGCGAGTTCGTCCGCTTGTATCACttgtgtatacctacttattgtattttaaaatcattattattccCGTAGATAAAACCAAAATTGTGTTCCTGCCGTaggaaaccgtgtaaaatcctGTGTAAACccatgaaaattattgttgaaagttttcgagttttataaaaatttcaacataAATATATCGatcgagtaggtacatttatagaTCGTATATGTTAAAATGAAAAACATCGAAAATTGGCCTATATGTTTGTATAGTACCTACGTGTGTCCTAATCTGTAAGCTAACACCACGCTCGGATTTATTCGTACAACCCAATCAATCTAACATGGATCGCAATCTTTATTTTTGATCTGGGATTTTGATCGCCAAACGCGAGAATGAGTTTTTGACAGACATACGAACAATGGAGAGATGATATTCGAAAGATATCAAGAAAGTCGAAATACTTTCTAAAATATAGAACTGAAATGTGTGACTATTATTGTGTTTATTTCCGAAATGATAAAAATGGCAGGGCTCAAGCGGCGATCCTGTGTCAGAGCTTGTTGAGCAACGGGTATATGGAGCGTATGACCGAGCCGGCCGCGTTCGCGGACTACGCGCTCTACCGCCCCATACAACTGAGGCGGGACAGCGACTCCAATGACGCGCCGACAGGTAAACATAGCGCTAAGCCAGGTCACGGTTGTCCATGAGTCGTCAACACATTGCTGACGAGGTTTGAACAGCCAAcatttcggatttcagtccacttctTTAACATTGCCGAGAAGTCGTCAGTAAATTGCCGATGAGTTGTCAACATATTGCCAACAAGTCGTCAATAAATTGCCGATGAATCGTTAACATACTGTCCACGAGTCGTCAACACATCGAGGACGAGTCATCAAAAACATTGCCGACGAGTCGCCAACGAGTGGCAAGCATGCCGTAGTAAATAGTCTGAATGTATTCTCTAAGACTAATCATAGGTATTTTACCTTCAACTCGCGTGTATGTTAGATACTAATTTGCGACTACAAAATGCATTATTTTCCATTGCAGCAGAGGAATGTAACAATGGACTTGTAGAGAGTGTATCCTCCTATTGCCTGGATCTAAACCTAGGGAACAGCTCGGCTAGACTTATCAAAGCCACGAAAACTGGTAAGAAACAGTTGGATTGtaggtttattttaatatagtgggtagctaaattattttatatatgtTGTGATGTTTTTAGAACTGAAATCAACACCGACCAGTGAAGAGGACCAGCCAATTTTAGATCATAATGAAAGTAAGTTATCCAAAATTATGGTTatcctttttagagttccatacctcaaaaggaaaaaaggaagccctatagtatcacttcgttgtctgtctgtcatgtctaaATTCGGGAGAATCAATACCTAtaaattcccgttgacctaaatcAAGTTTAGCAGGTAGTGTGCTTAGGTAGTTCCTAACCCAAACTAATCTTTATTGcaaaaaaagttatttagttATTGAAAAGTTGGTTctaaaaaaagtataaattaataaataaaaataagtaatagtGACATTTAACAAATCGTTAactatttataatatcatacaATTATGGATTGCAATTTAATAAagagaataaaaataatgatttttatttagagCGACAATTTATTTGTAGATGGCAACGATACAAAACAAGTGTGCAAAGCAATAGAACAATCCGGAGAGGAGCATCTGAAGCTGTTGATGCGCCAGTGGCTCGCAAGGGAAGGTTTACCAGCAGCATGGTTAGACGCGCTGTACCCACTGTGCGTGCACGCGGCCGATATAACAGCACCTGGTCAGTGAAAATACATTTTGCACGTCAACTGCTGGtgtatctctctctctctctctctctctctctctctctctctctctctctctctctctctctctctctctctctctctctccactgtaggtctcttgtaagtcACACACACGCCACAATCtcgtgccgcctgaatccagcggctccccgtgactcgtttgatgtcatctgcccACATAGCGGGGAGTCTTCCAATGTTCCAGAGATTGTGTGCAAGATGCTAAAGTGTCTTAAGATTTATTAAAAGCCTTTGACAGAGTGTTCCATACTGTTTCTTCCAAAAGTGTATTTTTACTGgcatgatattttattattattggttagTAAACTCTCcattttgtttgtaataaataaccgagtaataaataaataacttttggATCTTTTAAATTTGAGGTTCCTCCAGGTTTAATTTTGGGACCAGTACTGTTTCGTGTCTGTATTGACTAAAGCGGCAGAAATGCTACGATTAAATTCTTGTACATCACCATAATTATATCCAGTTACACAGATCGAGA encodes the following:
- the LOC123868508 gene encoding ER membrane protein complex subunit 8/9 homolog, which encodes MGEVSLETSAYAKIILHAAKYPHCAVNGVLLADGSKIKSGNKNQDLDIVDSIPLFHHSHYVSPMAEIALTQIELQAQQDNRVIAGYYVACENFRDNTVEKCPGQKIAEKIVEYFPSAVFIVVDNKRMVQNLDTPAIKIHKYSEGKWKPKDANKVLFQTPYVLETVSHLLQRRVQKDLVDFDNYLDDSTQDWSNLGIEKLIASMDATNALDKEKDSE